The genomic interval CGTGAAGGGCCGCGCGCACGGCGGGGTCGAGGACGCGGATGACGGTGACCTGCTGCTGGAAGGAGGAGGTGGCGCCGTGGCGGGCGACCTCGAGCAGGGTCTCGACGACGTCCTCGCCGAGGGGCTCGGGCGTGTAGGCACGGATCGTGCGGTGCGCGAGCTGGGTGCGGATGGTCTCGTTGAGGACGGGGGCCGTGGGCGGGGTCACGAGGGCGTGGTGGGACATGGGGGAAGGGTATGCCTGTGTGTCGCGACTGTGGACATTGCCGTCGCAACGCCCGCAACCACGTGGACAACACGCCGACATCACGCGGCTGTGGATGTGTACCCGACGGCATGGGAGGCGCCACGGCCCCGGCCGCGTCCTCACGGCCTTGTCTACTATCACCACAGTGACCTTCTACCGCCGTCCCCCATCCTCCGGACCGCAGCGCCCCGCCGCCCGCACCGGCTACGCCGTCGTCGACCTGGAGACGACGGGACTGTCCCCGGCCAGGGACGCGGTCCTGGAGATCGGGCTCGTCCTGGCCGACGGCGACGGCCGGGTCGAGCGCGAGTGGTCCACCCTCGTGCACCCCAGCCCCGGCCGGACCGTCGAGGTGGGGCCGTCACGCATCCACGGCCTGGTCGCCGAGGACCTCGACGGCGCGCCGTCGATCGCACAGGTCGCGGACCTGCTCGTGAGCGAGCTCGCCGGGCGGGTGGTCGTGGCGCACAACGCGCGCTTCGACGTCGGCTTCCTCACCGCGGCGCTGGGGCGCACCGGGCACCTGGTGGGCCAGGCGCGTGTGCCCCGCATGTGCACGATGGAGTGGGCCCGGCACTTCGTGCCCGTGCACTCGCGCCGACTCACCTCCTGCTGTGAGGCCGCGGGCGTCGTCATCGGCCGCCACCACAGTGCGCTCGACGACGCCGAGGCGGCGGCGGGGCTGCTGGCCCACTATCTGCACGTGGGCGCCGGACGGGGCGAGGCGGTGCCGTGGTGGCGCACGCTTGATCAGGCGGCGGCCTTCGACGGGTGGTCCTGGGACCCGCAGGCGGCCCAGGCCCAGCGTGCGCGTCTCAAGCCCCGCACAGGCGTCCCCGGTGTCCCCCGAGACTGACCCCGCCCGCCCTCTCCCCTCTCCCTCCGAGGAGTTGGGCGGGGGACGGTAGCGGGTCAGAGGGCGACGAGGAAGCCGTCCTCGTCGAGGATGACGCCGCCGGTCGCCTCGGCGACGGCACCCGCCAGGCGCTCAATGAGCTCGGTCGCGGCTGCGCGCCCGCGCCGACCCTCCTCAGAGATCCGCTGCGGGTCACGGTCCCGCGAGTTCTGCGGCACCCACACGAGCGAGTAGACCGCGCCGCCGGTCTCGGCCCACGGCGCCCCCGACACCGCCAGCGGCAGGAGCTCTGTGCCCCCCACGCGCAGCTCGACCAGCCCCATCGTGCTCTGCGCGGGGTCCACCGGGCCGGTGAGGGCGTAGCCGTCGAGCACGGGCTCCAGAACACCGCCCTCAGCCGCCACCTGCTCAGCCTCGATGAGCATCTGCGCGTGGCGCTCCTCAGCAGCCTTCCACGCCCGGTCGAGGACATCCGCCCCCAGGCGCTCGGTCAGGCGCTCGAGCTCCTGCGGGTCCATCGCCGCCAGCCCGATGGGCGCACCCGGCACCGGCTCCGCCAGCTGGTGGCGCATGCCGGGTGCGAGGGGAGCCACCAGCGCCTCGGCGGCATCCGGGGCCAGCCACACCGGGGCGTACACGTCCAGGTTGACGGCCGTCGCCGGGTCCGGCTGCACGAGCACCGAGCGGCGCGTCATCCTTCCTCGACCGTCCGTCCCGGCGTCGCCCTGCAGCAGCAGCGCACCGGCCAGGCGCCGCGCGATGGAGCGCAGCCGGGTGAGCACCAGCAGCTCGCTGCCCTCCGGCTGGGCCAGGGGGAAGGCATCCGCCACCGGATCGAGGCCCGCGAGCGCCTCGGGCAGCGGGCCGCCGCGCACTGTCGGCGTCTCCAGGATCATGATCGACGCCGCCCAGTCGGGCAGTCCCAGCAGCCGGCGCAGCTCGGCGTCGAGGGGCCAGGGCCCTTGCAGCTCCGCCCCCGGCATGAGCTGCAGGCGCGAGACACCCACCCAGCCGGCGTGCTCGTCGAGGGACAGGGCCAGGGCCTCGACCTCCTCGACGGCGACGTCGTCGGCCAGGACGAGTGCGTGGCACACGTCCAGCCGCCCCACGGGCAGCATCCCGACGGCGGAGAAGGTCGTCGTGTCACTCGGCAGGGAGACCGAGAGGTCCCCCGACAGCCCGGCCAGGGACTCGCTCATGCCTGCGCGCCGGCGGGACCGGCGTCCGGGTAGGAGGCAACGCCATCGGTGTCATCGGTCCGGGTGCCCGGGTCATCGATGCGGATGCGATGGAAGGACAGGTGCGAACGCGAGGCGGTGGGGCCGCGCTGGCCCTGGTAGCGCGAGCCCGTCGCACCGTGCCCATAGGGTGCCTCGGCGGGGCTGGAGAGGCGGAAGAAGCACAGCTGGCCGACCTTCATCCCCGGCCAGAGCTTGATCGGCATGGTCGCCGTGTTGCTCAGCTCGAGGGTGACGTGGCCGGTGAAGCCCGGGTCGATGAAGCCGGCGGTCGAGTGGGTGAGCAGGCCCAGGCGGCCGAGTGAGGACTTGCCCTCCAGGCGGGCGGCGACGTCGTCGGGCAGGGTGACCCGCTCATAGGTGGCCCCCAGGACGAACTCACCGGGGTGAAGGATGAAGGGCTCGTCGGGGCCGACGTCGACCAGGTGGGTGAGCTCGCTCTGCTCGACGGCCGGGTCGATGACCGGGTAGCGGTGGTTGTCGAAGAGGCGGAACCAGCGGTCAAGGCGTACGTCGATGGAGGCCGGCTGGATCATCTGCGGGTCGTAGGGGTCCAGGGCTACGCGCCCGGACTCGAGCTCGGCACGGATGTCACGGTCTGAGAGCAGCACGGGAGAGATTGTGCCAGGCGGGTCTGTGTGCCGCCTACGCGCCGCCCGATCCCGCCGTCGGCAGGTTCCGACGGCGGTGGGCTCCGACGCCGGCCGGTTCCGACGGTGGTGGGCCCGCCGGGAGCGGGAACGCCGACGGTGGCGCCCCACCGGGAGGTGGGGCGCCACCGTCGTCGGCCTCAGGGTTGGAGCGGGTAGCCGTTCGCGTCAACGCCCCACGGCTGCTGACCCGGCTGCGCCGAGAAGATGAGGACTCCCTCGATGATGGCCCAGATCCAGGAGACCCAGGACAGGATGCCGAACGAGAGCACCGAGATGAGCAGCTGGGCGACAGCGCGGCCGGTGTGTCCGAGGTAGAAGTTGTGGATGCCCAGGGCTCCCAGGAAGATGGCGAGCAGGCCGGCCGCCATCTTGGACTTCTGGGAGTAGACGCCCTGGGGCGGGACTCCCGGCATCTGCTGCTGGTATGCCTGGCCGGGGTAGGCCTGACCCTGGAACTCCTGGCCCTGGTAGGCCTGGCCGAGGTAGGGATCGCCGCCGGGAACCGGGCCGTACTGGTCCTGGCCGGGGGGCGTGGGGTTGCTCGTCATGCTGTTGTCCTCCCGAGCGGTGATTGTCCGCTCCTGGATCGGGTACTGTATGCTTCCAGCACCTCACCGGTGGTGAGCGCGCGGGTGTAGTTCAATGGTAGAACTTCAGCTTCCCAAGTTGACAGCGCGGGTTCGATTCCCGTCACCCGCTCCAACGGCCGACCTTCCCAAGGGCGGCCTTCGCCGTCCTCGGGCCCTGTCCCGTGACCCTCGTCCCATAGGCCCCTGACTCCTCGGCCACTCGCTCGCACCCTGTCCCGTCGCAGAATCCGCTGATTTCCTCAGACGCGTCTCACCTGAGCTCATCGACACACGAAGTGCAGTGGGTGAAGTGTTGGCGGGGATGTCCTTCGAGAAACGTCGACACACGTCCGCCCCCGAGTCCTTCACGCTCGCTTCAACCACCACAGTGCACTCAGAACAGCGCGCCCGCGCCCGCGCGCCACACGGCCCAGGTCGCGCCGACGTTGGCGAGAGCCCAGGTGGCGAGCCAGAACCAGGCGGGCAGGTGCGTGAGGGCGGCGAGGGTCCCGGGGTCCTGCGTGCGGTCGTGCGAGCGGGCGACGGCGGCCAGACCGTCCCATGCCATGAGTAGCAGCACGAGCCCCACACCGGTGACGAGTCCGGCCCGCAGCGGCACGCCCGCCGCGTCGCCGAACCAGAAGGTCAGGGCGCTGAGCACGGCCGCGAGCGCCACGAGGCCTCCGGTTCGCCAGGACCGGGCCATGACGAGCAGCAGGAGCAGCATCACAGTGCCGACGGCGGTGACCACCCCGGCCCAGCCGTTCAGGGCGGCGACGACGAGCCCCGCCCCGAGGGCCGCGGGCGCGGGGTAGCCCGACCAGGTGGTGAGGATTCTCCCCAGGCCCCGCTCGGGCCCGCTGGTGACGGCGGCGCCGGACAGGTCCTTGGCGACGGTGAAGCCGTGGAAGCGTCGGCCGACGAGTATCCCGACGGCGGCGTGGCCGGCCTCGTGCACAAGCGTGCCGAGGGCGCGGGCCCAGCGTCGGGCCGGTGGCAGGAGGAGGGCGGCGGCAACAAGCACGAACGCGGGCCACAGGGCGCCGCCGACGGGCGACTGGGCCAGGCGCACGAGCAGCTCCG from Actinomyces respiraculi carries:
- a CDS encoding 3'-5' exonuclease, which codes for MTFYRRPPSSGPQRPAARTGYAVVDLETTGLSPARDAVLEIGLVLADGDGRVEREWSTLVHPSPGRTVEVGPSRIHGLVAEDLDGAPSIAQVADLLVSELAGRVVVAHNARFDVGFLTAALGRTGHLVGQARVPRMCTMEWARHFVPVHSRRLTSCCEAAGVVIGRHHSALDDAEAAAGLLAHYLHVGAGRGEAVPWWRTLDQAAAFDGWSWDPQAAQAQRARLKPRTGVPGVPRD
- the dcd gene encoding dCTP deaminase: MLLSDRDIRAELESGRVALDPYDPQMIQPASIDVRLDRWFRLFDNHRYPVIDPAVEQSELTHLVDVGPDEPFILHPGEFVLGATYERVTLPDDVAARLEGKSSLGRLGLLTHSTAGFIDPGFTGHVTLELSNTATMPIKLWPGMKVGQLCFFRLSSPAEAPYGHGATGSRYQGQRGPTASRSHLSFHRIRIDDPGTRTDDTDGVASYPDAGPAGAQA
- a CDS encoding TM2 domain-containing protein codes for the protein MTSNPTPPGQDQYGPVPGGDPYLGQAYQGQEFQGQAYPGQAYQQQMPGVPPQGVYSQKSKMAAGLLAIFLGALGIHNFYLGHTGRAVAQLLISVLSFGILSWVSWIWAIIEGVLIFSAQPGQQPWGVDANGYPLQP
- a CDS encoding M50 family metallopeptidase, whose protein sequence is MSTTDNPVLAELLVRLAQSPVGGALWPAFVLVAAALLLPPARRWARALGTLVHEAGHAAVGILVGRRFHGFTVAKDLSGAAVTSGPERGLGRILTTWSGYPAPAALGAGLVVAALNGWAGVVTAVGTVMLLLLLVMARSWRTGGLVALAAVLSALTFWFGDAAGVPLRAGLVTGVGLVLLLMAWDGLAAVARSHDRTQDPGTLAALTHLPAWFWLATWALANVGATWAVWRAGAGALF